The Hymenobacter sp. DG25A nucleotide sequence AAGGCATCAGCTCCCGCATTATCGGCACACAGTACACAGAGTTTGAATTCATCAAGAACCTGAAGTACCGGGCTACCTTCGGTCTGGACTATATCCAGTTCAAGGACGAAACCTTCAACCCTTCTACCACTAACGCTGGTCGGGGCACCAGCGGTGCGGCTACGTTCTCCATCAACACGGACGCGAACTTCAACCACATCAGCTCCTTCCTGTACTCCAAAACTTTCGGTGACCATGCCTTTGATGGCCAGTTCGTTCTGGATTATCAGCAGAGCACGTTCAACTCGGTAATTGCGCAGGGTACCGGCTTCCCCGGCAACACCGTTCGTCAGCTGTCGGCTGCCGCAGTGAAAACCAACGCCTCTTCCAGCGAAACTCAATATCGCCTGTTCGGCACGCTGGCCCGTTTGAACTACAACTTCAAAGACAAGTACCTCTTCGGTGCTACCCTGCGTCGTGATGGTTCTTCGCGCTTTGGCCGCAACAACCGCTACGGTTACTTCCCCGCTGCTTCGGTGGGCTGGCGCATCTCGGAGGAGGCTTTCCTCCAGGATAATGCTACCATCACGGACATTAAGCTGCGCGCCAGCTATGGCGAGACGGGCAACCAGGAAATCGGCAACTTCGTTTCGCGTGGCCTGATTAACACGGGTGCTAACTTCGCTCAGGTAGGTGGTCTGGCTATTGGCCAGCTGGAAAATCCCAACCTGAAGTGGGAGCGTACCGCTACTGCCAACGTAGGTATTGACTTGGGTCTGATCGACAACCGTATCTACCTGTCGGTAGATGCCTATGACCGCAAAACCCGTGACCTGCTCCTCGCCCGTGCCGTACCCGGTAACACCGGTTACCTGTCGTACCAGGAGAACATTGGCAACATGACTAACCGCGGCCTTGAGTTTGCCCTGAACACGGTGAACATTCGTGCCCAGGAAGATGGTGGCTTCAACTGGGAAACCAACTTCAACATTGCCTTCAACAAGAACGAGGTGACTAAACTGGTTGATGGCGACCAAGGTACGGCTGCGGGCTTTGCCAGCTGGCTGGAAGTGGGCCAGCCACTGGGTGCTTTCCGCGGCTACCGTGTAGACGGCATTTTCCAGACGCAGGAAGAGATTAACGCCCTGGATGCCGCTGCACGGGAACAAACCGGCAGCCCTACGGCCCGTTACCAGCTTGCGGCTACCCGCCCTGGCGACATCAAGTTCCGCGACATCAATGGCCGTGACGCGGCTGGCAAGCTGACTGGCAAACCCGATGGTCGCATTACCGGCGACGACCAGGAAATTCTGGGCAATGGCCAGCCTGATTTCTTCGGTGGCCTGACCAACACGGTTCGTTTCAAGGGCTTCGATCTGAGCGCCTTCATCCAGTACAGCTACGGCAATGAGATTTTCAACAACAACATCTCGTTTGCTCAGGGCATGAACGGTGTATTTGGTCAGGATGCCGCGGTACTGAACCGTTGGACGCCTACCAACACTAACACCAACATTCCCCGTGCAGTATACGGCGACCCTAACAACAACCGTCGTACGTCCGACCGCTTCATTGAAGATGGCTCTTATGCTCGTCTCAAGAACCTGACGTTGGGTTACACGCTGCCCAAGGCTATTTCGCAGCGCGCCCACCTGAGCAACGTACGGGTATATGTACAGGGCCAGAACCTCTACACCCTAACCGATTACTCGGGTCTTGATCCGGAAGTTAACACCTTCAGCGGCTCTAACATCTCGCTGGGCACTGACTTCCTCACGTTCCCACAGGCCCGCACCATCACGGGTGGTATCAGCCTGGGCTTCTAATTCAGCTTAAATCCGACATTACATAATGGTACATATTCGTTCTTTTGGCCGGCGCTTGCTTCCCGCAGCGCTAGCTCTCACCGTTGGCTTCGGCATCTCTTCCTGCGAGAAGATTCTGGATGTAGAGCCTCAGGCAAGCCTTGACTCAGCAGCCGGGCTGAAGACCCCTGCCGACGTACAGGCAGCTTTGCGTGGCTCTTATGATGCTATTCAGAGCGCCAACTACTACGGCCTGCGCTACCAGCTGTTTGCTGACCTGGCCGCTGATAATGCCCGCCACACCGGTACTTTTCCTTCATTCGCAGAAATTGCGAACGGTGGTATTCTGCCAGCTAACGTAGAGCTTACTAACATGTGGAACATTATTTACGTGGGTATTAACCGCGTAAACTATGTTATCCAGCAGGCTGATCTGATTACTGACCCCAGCTTTGATAAGAACGGCACTATAGGGGAAGCCCGCGCCCTGCGCGCCTTCCACTATATGAACCTGCTGGCTTATTGGGGTGGCAAACCAGAAGGCTACGGCTTCTCTGATGGTTTGGGAGTACCCCTGCGTCTGACGCCAACTACCTCCATTACCGGCGAGGAAATTAAGCCCAAGGCCCGCGCCTCAGAGGCCGAAGTGGTAGATGCCATCCGCGCTGACCTGGACTTTGCCATTGCCAACCTGCCCGTAGCCCGTAGCACCAAAGCGTATATTGGCAAAGCCACGGCACTGGCCCTGCGTGCCCGCCTGGAGCTGCGCCTGCGTAACTACACGGCCGCATCTAACTTTGCCAGCGAGCTGAATACTGCCCTGACGGGTGGTGTTCGTCTGGAAGGTGACTATGGTGCTATCTTCTCCCAGAAAAATTCGAGCGAGGCTCTTTGGGAAATTCCGTTTGATGCGGTAGATCCTAACCAGCTGGCTTTTTTCTGGTTCCCAGCTGGGGCTGGTGGACGTAACGAGGTAGACCCTGCTACGACCTTGGGCGCCGCCCACGAAGCAGGTGACCTGCGCCGCAACGTGAACGTGGTAACCGCTAGCACTGCCACTTCTATCTACCCTACCGGTACTACCCGCAAGTATTTCCGGATTTCTGCCAGCGACGACAACGTAGTTCTGGCTCGCGGTGGTGAAGTAATCCTCACGTGGGCTGAAGCCGTGGCTCAGCAGGGTCATCTTGATTCTGCAGCGGTGTTGGTTAACCGG carries:
- a CDS encoding SusC/RagA family TonB-linked outer membrane protein, with amino-acid sequence MRKLLLLSFLFLVGILHSVSAQDRTISGRVTDATTNEGLPGVTVLLKGTSVGVSSSSDGTYSLSIPSSGGTLSFSFIGYAATERVVANESRIDVALAQDNRQLSEVVVTGFGIAQERKELTGSIATVKARDFENQPIAGVDQALQGRAAGVQVTQNSGTPGSGIAVRVRGSASIGAGNEPLYVIDGLPINTGSYSNVGVGNQTTNALSDLNPNDIESMEILKDAAAAAIYGSRGSNGVVLITTKRGRVGKTKVTLDYYRGSQSAWKKPHALTGQQQTELFLEQAQNRYPVNAAGNINAFGVNWRSYADLTGYLFSDAGLNVNDVGQYFIVDNGDGIRDLAQFQDPTKAPNTNWANEILRTAPVTNHELSISGGTEKSSYRVSGSYFDQQGIILGSGFNRASGRVVLDNKLSDHIRMGVNLGLNRSVNNRIQNDNNIYGVLSTAILVASDIPKYKADGTYARDPASSTENPIAAAREPFNKGISSRIIGTQYTEFEFIKNLKYRATFGLDYIQFKDETFNPSTTNAGRGTSGAATFSINTDANFNHISSFLYSKTFGDHAFDGQFVLDYQQSTFNSVIAQGTGFPGNTVRQLSAAAVKTNASSSETQYRLFGTLARLNYNFKDKYLFGATLRRDGSSRFGRNNRYGYFPAASVGWRISEEAFLQDNATITDIKLRASYGETGNQEIGNFVSRGLINTGANFAQVGGLAIGQLENPNLKWERTATANVGIDLGLIDNRIYLSVDAYDRKTRDLLLARAVPGNTGYLSYQENIGNMTNRGLEFALNTVNIRAQEDGGFNWETNFNIAFNKNEVTKLVDGDQGTAAGFASWLEVGQPLGAFRGYRVDGIFQTQEEINALDAAAREQTGSPTARYQLAATRPGDIKFRDINGRDAAGKLTGKPDGRITGDDQEILGNGQPDFFGGLTNTVRFKGFDLSAFIQYSYGNEIFNNNISFAQGMNGVFGQDAAVLNRWTPTNTNTNIPRAVYGDPNNNRRTSDRFIEDGSYARLKNLTLGYTLPKAISQRAHLSNVRVYVQGQNLYTLTDYSGLDPEVNTFSGSNISLGTDFLTFPQARTITGGISLGF
- a CDS encoding RagB/SusD family nutrient uptake outer membrane protein, which codes for MVHIRSFGRRLLPAALALTVGFGISSCEKILDVEPQASLDSAAGLKTPADVQAALRGSYDAIQSANYYGLRYQLFADLAADNARHTGTFPSFAEIANGGILPANVELTNMWNIIYVGINRVNYVIQQADLITDPSFDKNGTIGEARALRAFHYMNLLAYWGGKPEGYGFSDGLGVPLRLTPTTSITGEEIKPKARASEAEVVDAIRADLDFAIANLPVARSTKAYIGKATALALRARLELRLRNYTAASNFASELNTALTGGVRLEGDYGAIFSQKNSSEALWEIPFDAVDPNQLAFFWFPAGAGGRNEVDPATTLGAAHEAGDLRRNVNVVTASTATSIYPTGTTRKYFRISASDDNVVLARGGEVILTWAEAVAQQGHLDSAAVLVNRVRTRAGLAPYAFEAPAPGTDGTVRPHVIVAKTNDAVVAAILKERRVELANEGFRWFDLRRTGLVMATLPAITQDFRILWPIPQREIQNSLELVKQNPGY